Proteins found in one Roseovarius pelagicus genomic segment:
- a CDS encoding ShlB/FhaC/HecB family hemolysin secretion/activation protein — MMFPNRSCQQLQHRFRFFATTLITCLSLIFAAVLTTPAHAQTFTLRGVSFDDSAYLEDAALQDAAAPYIGRPIGFEDLTQMVAAIQGLYSAAGIITAQVILPPQTLDDGILRISLVEARIDQVEIDGLDRTNPDFLRRTITLVPGQRPDFEQIERDLRIYQLSHDISPKIAFRPGETPGTTTAIISGEEPKPFTFTGSLDNFGQRETGRARATLFARWASVTGVRDTLSFRIQAAEKSKSFVLGYSRPVGTNGGRVVGSLSYSDASVTTSPVNGVTILSDTLSGVLAYRHPIAVTASTAWFFEVGVGSERSKSRVAGVQFSDVSLNEIYGNLSYLLQETGRTFSLNVGLRVGDASALGNTPTEGGYTILNANFSFAKALSDSLLFDVLGRAQVALTDAIPVARLFSAGGVDTVRGYPTNVQSGDSGVSVRLQLAGLEAWQPAGRKLRVTPFAFFDAAYIVPFRAAGANVPRDETLASAGAGLRVQYGPAVSGVALFGVPLSNTTNYKDKGDPTIYVGLDYSF; from the coding sequence ATGATGTTTCCAAACCGGTCCTGCCAACAGCTTCAACACCGGTTTCGTTTCTTTGCGACTACGCTGATTACTTGCCTTTCGTTGATATTCGCTGCGGTGCTGACGACCCCGGCACACGCGCAGACATTTACGCTTAGAGGCGTATCCTTTGACGACAGCGCGTATCTGGAGGATGCGGCGCTACAGGACGCTGCGGCACCCTACATCGGCAGGCCGATCGGGTTCGAGGATTTGACGCAGATGGTGGCGGCAATTCAGGGCCTGTATTCAGCAGCGGGGATCATTACTGCACAAGTTATTTTGCCGCCTCAAACTCTGGATGACGGCATTTTGCGGATATCGCTCGTAGAGGCGCGGATTGATCAGGTCGAGATCGACGGGCTGGACCGGACAAATCCGGATTTCTTGCGACGGACCATCACGTTGGTCCCCGGTCAACGACCGGATTTTGAGCAGATTGAGCGCGACCTGCGCATTTATCAATTGTCGCATGACATCAGCCCAAAGATCGCGTTCAGACCAGGTGAAACGCCCGGAACCACCACTGCAATCATTTCCGGCGAAGAGCCCAAGCCATTTACCTTTACCGGATCGTTGGACAATTTCGGGCAAAGGGAGACGGGCCGCGCGCGGGCAACTCTGTTTGCCCGGTGGGCCAGCGTCACTGGTGTGCGCGATACCCTATCGTTCAGAATTCAGGCGGCGGAGAAATCCAAGTCATTCGTATTGGGCTACTCGCGACCCGTGGGAACAAACGGCGGCCGCGTTGTCGGATCGCTGAGCTATTCAGATGCGTCTGTCACCACCAGCCCCGTCAATGGTGTGACGATCCTGTCAGATACGCTGTCGGGCGTTCTGGCATACCGTCATCCAATCGCGGTCACCGCCAGCACCGCTTGGTTTTTTGAGGTCGGAGTGGGGTCGGAGAGATCTAAATCACGTGTAGCAGGTGTGCAGTTCTCGGATGTTTCACTCAACGAGATTTATGGCAATCTGTCCTATCTGCTTCAGGAAACGGGCCGAACATTCTCGCTTAATGTTGGGCTGCGCGTCGGTGATGCCAGTGCGTTGGGCAACACCCCGACCGAAGGCGGGTATACGATCCTCAATGCAAATTTCAGTTTTGCCAAGGCGCTCTCGGATAGCCTGTTGTTTGATGTGCTGGGTCGTGCGCAAGTTGCGTTGACTGACGCGATTCCGGTTGCGCGCCTCTTTTCTGCGGGTGGGGTTGATACGGTTCGCGGCTATCCTACGAATGTGCAGTCGGGTGATAGTGGTGTGTCAGTTCGGTTGCAACTGGCGGGATTAGAGGCTTGGCAACCGGCCGGGCGCAAACTGCGCGTGACTCCATTCGCCTTCTTTGATGCGGCCTACATCGTGCCCTTCCGCGCGGCAGGGGCCAATGTTCCGCGCGACGAAACGCTAGCGTCGGCCGGGGCAGGTTTGCGGGTTCAATACGGCCCCGCCGTGTCAGGCGTGGCGCTCTTTGGTGTGCCGCTTTCGAATACTACGAACTACAAGGATAAGGGGGACCCGACGATCTATGTCGGACTCGATTATTCGTTTTGA
- a CDS encoding leukotoxin LktA family filamentous adhesin: MKPIRTTRIIRHRRTLKSIASEATAWVASVALMVGQVAPAAATSAAVDITTGAGTGTSITQGGGTATVTTTNIQGATAFNQFDNFNIGTGQTANVVQPDGTQQLINIIDGGLSRIDGTLNAQIDTGAGGVTVGGNHYYVNRDGFVVGASGVINAGALTMSTPTADYQSQLTDQANGGTSVTARLFAGTEPLNSSANIEIFGTINARRLDLRAGARMLVDGTISVEDSSIDAEGRLVPALNKDGYAEAAGISVQGGVVRLLSQGEMKLQGRIAAKRKTTGGVVAARSEGALIAGGTIDVTAAPGADNDSGSVILFTRKTAVLETALKIEATSTGGDGGLVSIAAQDAITMQGRFATGGASRDKRGSSVLRAPQITVSGTTVTDGGDMMLLADPTTASEAAAARDGLMPGSLTIDGQITTSNAAQTSAGDLIAQGQNVSVKSGSNLSATATAGTDKDGLIALLASNFDEVAAIFVETDAVTASVKITDSTLNGGAIVVNSLAETSRQVGGNYDDEAAIADLVTVGGANNTTSELLKDLTSLGERIGRLHDRGTDEIESQLTALQGIFEFNGSEATSLVEISGSSLTATGEWQAKPLTKPEDRQSGQFSDNGQNRDSWLFAAGNPLRKIVDIPTEFAGTDGSADGLYIQSHATSRYNMGGIGVVLGVAVANSTADSRVNIDESGLISGTDISIHSTAFEDHSIKIKPIGLADVALGFIVAVRNLTNQTLITDTVANAQSGDLLIEALSGVNHTQEIFADAKETGTFALAINVGVSNALTEVAVGDGGSLGATGDITLDATTQYFQKRSVTEARLGLVNVETPSILFRNKTEELKAQALAFKDKLIKPKFGPEEEPKPNAGVGLAFDVQIDDVTNRATLGGTYHELGSPGEERDTILTQLSTVTATTLAGALSVKAGKKFVAAAEGGKGITRRTTAQAPKLTLIRKNIAKFAGVEEEKLASDFDKVGMVAASVGLMHGETLAEIGSNAITQSATLNVVAENTYPLFSSVDQVKSGVLNILASAGNVFVPDQFGQDKPAADLVVRGDRRS, encoded by the coding sequence ATGAAACCGATCCGCACGACACGGATAATCCGGCATCGCCGCACGCTAAAAAGCATTGCGAGCGAGGCAACGGCATGGGTCGCGAGTGTCGCGCTGATGGTGGGGCAGGTCGCACCGGCCGCCGCGACATCGGCCGCCGTTGATATCACCACAGGGGCGGGTACGGGGACGTCGATCACCCAAGGTGGCGGCACGGCAACGGTTACGACGACAAATATCCAGGGCGCGACGGCGTTCAATCAATTCGACAATTTCAACATCGGCACAGGCCAGACTGCGAACGTTGTTCAGCCGGATGGAACACAACAACTGATCAACATCATTGATGGTGGTCTGTCGAGGATCGATGGCACGCTGAACGCCCAGATCGACACAGGGGCGGGCGGCGTAACGGTCGGCGGCAATCATTACTACGTGAACCGTGACGGGTTCGTTGTTGGGGCGAGTGGGGTGATCAACGCCGGCGCGCTGACGATGAGCACCCCGACGGCTGACTACCAGTCGCAGCTGACGGATCAGGCCAATGGCGGCACGTCCGTCACGGCCAGATTGTTTGCGGGCACTGAGCCGCTGAATTCCAGCGCGAATATCGAAATTTTCGGGACAATCAATGCACGGCGGCTGGACCTTCGGGCTGGTGCGCGAATGCTGGTCGATGGCACCATATCCGTCGAGGACAGTTCTATTGACGCAGAGGGACGGCTTGTACCCGCGTTGAACAAGGATGGCTACGCCGAGGCGGCGGGCATCAGTGTGCAGGGGGGTGTCGTCCGCTTGCTGTCTCAGGGCGAAATGAAATTGCAGGGCCGTATCGCCGCCAAACGTAAAACGACCGGTGGTGTCGTGGCGGCCCGGTCCGAAGGTGCCCTGATCGCGGGGGGCACCATCGATGTCACCGCAGCGCCCGGTGCCGATAACGACAGCGGGTCTGTTATCCTCTTTACCCGCAAGACGGCGGTGCTGGAGACCGCGCTAAAGATAGAGGCGACATCGACAGGGGGCGATGGTGGGCTGGTGTCGATCGCGGCGCAGGACGCAATCACCATGCAGGGGCGTTTTGCCACGGGTGGCGCATCACGTGACAAGCGCGGGTCGAGTGTTCTTCGCGCACCCCAGATCACCGTCTCGGGCACCACAGTGACCGACGGCGGTGACATGATGCTGTTGGCAGATCCTACGACGGCGAGCGAAGCTGCCGCCGCGCGTGACGGTCTGATGCCCGGTTCGCTGACAATCGACGGTCAGATCACGACCAGTAACGCGGCTCAGACGAGCGCCGGTGATCTTATCGCGCAAGGCCAGAACGTGTCGGTCAAGAGCGGCAGCAATCTATCGGCCACGGCAACAGCGGGAACAGACAAAGATGGGTTGATCGCGCTCTTGGCGAGCAACTTTGACGAGGTCGCGGCAATCTTTGTCGAGACGGACGCGGTGACGGCCAGCGTCAAGATCACGGATTCGACGCTGAATGGCGGTGCCATTGTCGTGAATTCCCTTGCCGAAACGTCGCGGCAGGTTGGCGGTAACTATGACGATGAGGCAGCAATTGCTGATCTCGTGACAGTTGGCGGCGCGAACAACACGACATCGGAATTGTTGAAAGACCTGACCAGCCTCGGGGAACGGATCGGACGTCTGCACGACCGCGGCACCGACGAAATCGAGAGCCAGCTAACCGCCTTGCAAGGTATTTTTGAATTCAATGGTTCCGAGGCAACGTCGCTGGTTGAAATCTCTGGCTCATCACTTACGGCCACTGGTGAATGGCAGGCAAAGCCACTGACCAAGCCGGAGGACCGCCAGTCTGGCCAATTCTCCGACAATGGACAGAATCGCGATAGCTGGCTCTTTGCGGCGGGAAACCCGCTGCGCAAAATCGTGGATATTCCAACGGAATTTGCCGGCACTGACGGATCGGCAGACGGGTTGTACATTCAGTCGCACGCGACCAGCCGCTATAACATGGGCGGCATTGGTGTCGTGCTTGGCGTCGCTGTTGCGAATTCCACCGCCGATTCCCGCGTCAACATAGACGAGAGCGGGCTCATTTCGGGCACTGACATCAGTATCCATAGTACGGCGTTTGAGGATCATTCGATCAAAATCAAGCCCATCGGTCTGGCAGACGTGGCCTTGGGATTCATCGTTGCCGTGCGCAACCTTACCAATCAGACGCTGATCACCGATACCGTTGCCAATGCGCAGAGTGGTGATCTGCTGATCGAGGCTCTTTCAGGCGTGAACCACACGCAGGAAATTTTTGCCGATGCCAAGGAAACCGGTACCTTCGCGCTGGCGATAAATGTGGGCGTCTCAAATGCCCTGACCGAAGTGGCAGTGGGCGATGGCGGTTCTCTGGGTGCCACGGGCGACATCACGTTGGACGCCACGACCCAGTATTTTCAGAAGCGCAGCGTGACAGAGGCGCGACTGGGCCTTGTGAATGTTGAGACGCCGTCGATCCTGTTCAGAAACAAAACGGAAGAGCTCAAAGCGCAGGCTCTGGCCTTCAAGGACAAGTTGATCAAACCAAAGTTCGGCCCCGAGGAAGAGCCGAAACCAAATGCGGGCGTCGGCCTCGCCTTTGATGTGCAGATCGATGATGTGACGAACCGCGCGACATTGGGCGGCACCTACCATGAGCTCGGATCGCCGGGCGAAGAACGCGACACTATTTTGACCCAGCTGAGTACCGTGACGGCTACGACCCTTGCCGGAGCGTTGTCGGTGAAAGCAGGCAAGAAATTTGTCGCGGCCGCGGAGGGTGGTAAGGGCATAACACGGCGCACAACAGCGCAGGCACCCAAGCTTACCCTGATCCGTAAGAATATAGCCAAATTCGCGGGCGTGGAAGAAGAGAAGCTGGCCAGCGACTTTGACAAGGTGGGGATGGTTGCGGCCTCCGTGGGGCTGATGCATGGCGAAACGCTGGCCGAAATCGGCTCGAATGCGATCACCCAATCCGCAACTCTCAATGTCGTTGCCGAGAATACCTACCCGCTCTTCTCTTCGGTTGATCAAGTGAAGAGCGGTGTGCTCAATATTCTGGCCAGTGCGGGTAACGTGTTCGTGCCGGATCAGTTTGGGCAGGATAAACCGGCTGCGGATCTCGTTGTTCGAGGTGATCGACGCAGTTGA
- a CDS encoding invasion associated locus B family protein, with product MMKELTTQLQSVLLVGAMTFGLGVAQAIAQSDDAPAVEDSTAATDAAPVDLANNASFGDWIVACEAATVRRTVCRLVQEQSLRENGQLVARFVAVPVSDGAILLAQTPMGTYLPGGAVYRFAGDDDTEQREMIWQRCLGDICEAAAPLDEDELALFAERDALLFGFRMSAEADPLILSVDISRFAEALTALRAATAEPAETTTE from the coding sequence ATGATGAAAGAACTGACAACCCAATTGCAGTCTGTGTTGCTCGTCGGCGCAATGACGTTTGGACTAGGCGTGGCGCAGGCTATTGCACAGAGTGACGATGCGCCCGCGGTAGAAGATAGCACAGCGGCGACAGATGCCGCACCGGTTGACCTCGCCAATAACGCATCGTTCGGGGACTGGATTGTGGCCTGCGAGGCCGCGACGGTGCGCCGGACAGTCTGTCGTCTGGTACAAGAGCAATCGCTGCGTGAAAACGGCCAGCTGGTCGCGCGCTTCGTCGCGGTGCCGGTTTCAGATGGTGCTATCCTGCTGGCGCAAACGCCGATGGGGACATATCTGCCCGGCGGTGCCGTTTACAGGTTTGCCGGGGATGACGACACCGAGCAACGAGAGATGATATGGCAACGCTGCCTCGGCGATATCTGCGAGGCTGCCGCACCGCTTGACGAGGACGAACTGGCGCTTTTCGCGGAACGTGACGCGCTGCTGTTCGGCTTTCGTATGTCCGCCGAGGCTGATCCGCTCATTCTGAGCGTGGACATCTCGCGGTTTGCCGAAGCTCTGACTGCACTACGCGCCGCTACAGCCGAACCGGCGGAGACGACGACCGAATGA
- a CDS encoding invasion associated locus B family protein: MCSSDTAGLLRFTSILTAALLMLSIFSATPAPAEIRTKTFQSWAVECEELSARCTLAQTASSKDDRFWLATLRLRQTVKGGAQVQVIVPSGVHLGSGLFVGVTPPYKELAYQRCSPTVCVAAGILDSDELTKWKRGRRAEVRYRPSAVSAPIVFDVSLMGVTAAFRYAESSAQ, encoded by the coding sequence ATGTGTAGTTCTGACACGGCTGGTCTTCTACGTTTCACCAGTATTCTTACTGCTGCCCTTCTTATGCTGTCGATTTTCAGCGCAACTCCGGCCCCTGCTGAAATCAGAACGAAAACATTCCAGTCCTGGGCGGTCGAATGCGAAGAGTTGTCCGCACGCTGCACATTGGCACAGACGGCCTCGTCCAAGGATGATCGGTTCTGGTTGGCTACCCTGCGGTTACGACAGACTGTAAAGGGCGGTGCGCAGGTACAGGTGATTGTACCATCCGGAGTGCACTTGGGCAGTGGCTTGTTCGTGGGCGTCACCCCCCCATACAAGGAACTGGCCTATCAACGGTGCAGCCCTACTGTGTGCGTGGCGGCAGGAATTCTGGACTCAGATGAGCTGACCAAATGGAAGCGCGGACGACGTGCCGAAGTGCGGTATCGCCCCAGTGCGGTGTCCGCCCCGATTGTTTTTGATGTTTCTCTCATGGGTGTGACAGCCGCGTTTCGCTATGCAGAAAGCAGTGCCCAATGA